One genomic region from Populus nigra chromosome 8, ddPopNigr1.1, whole genome shotgun sequence encodes:
- the LOC133701673 gene encoding E3 ubiquitin-protein ligase SIRP1-like isoform X1 — MIEREREIGWVVLSVSVEYGTGKLANGNLSKRIVVVVVVFVGEGGEGGQTMAARYWCHMCSQMVNPIMGVEIKCPFCQNGFIEDMIDSTGDNQVPDSEFGSDHALSLWAPILLGMVGNSHRRRRLRRVEYEEDEDGNDDGEANHAGEPEFEREIESFMRRRRRSRRNSATILQLLQGIRAGILVSESENLEGDRDRDRVRDMNRERERVILINPFNQSIIVQGSYDSNNVQNQNQNAIGSFGDYVIGPGLDLLLQHLAENDPNRYGTPPAQKEAIEALPTVTVKEPLQCSVCLDDFEIGAEAMEMPCKHKFHSGCILPWLELHSSCPVCRHQLPVDESKLDSERSRNTFDQRDSESTNSESNISYGINVEEGDGEGRSGNGRRFSFPWPFNSLFSSSSGSQPGGSHPSSTASSSNAPGGASQTDEN; from the coding sequence CAAGAGGAtagttgtggttgtggttgtgttTGTTGGTGAAGGAGGGGAGGGGGGACAAACAATGGCTGCACGCTACTGGTGCCATATGTGCTCTCAAATGGTAAATCCCATCATGGGAGTTGAGATCAAATGCCCTTTTTGCCAAAATGGTTTCATTGAAGATATGATTGATAGCACTGGGGATAATCAGGTCCCTGACTCTGAATTTGGATCTGATCATGCCCTCTCCCTTTGGGCCCCAATCTTGCTTGGCATGGTGGGAAATTCCCATCGCCGTAGAAGGCTTAGAAGGGTGGAGTATGAAGAAGATGAGGACGGCAATGATGATGGTGAAGCAAACCATGCAGGAGAACCAGAATTTGAGCGTGAAATAGAATCATtcatgaggaggaggaggaggagcagaAGAAACTCGGCTACAATATTGCAATTGCTTCAAGGAATTCGTGCTGGAATTTTGGTATCTGAATCCGAGAACTTGGAAGGAGATAGGGATAGGGATAGGGTTAGGGATATGAACAGGGAAAGAGAGCGTGTCATTTTGATCAATCCATTTAATCAAAGTATCATTGTTCAGGGTTCTTATGATTCAAACAATGTTCAAAACCAGAATCAAAATGCAATTGGGTCATTCGGTGATTATGTCATTGGACCTGGCTTGGATTTGTTATTGCAGCACTTGGCAGAGAATGATCCTAATAGATATGGAACTCCACCAGCTCAAAAGGAAGCCATTGAGGCATTGCCTACTGTAACTGTTAAGGAGCCTTTGCAGTGTTCGGTGTGCTTGGATGATTTTGAGATTGGTGCCGAGGCAATGGAAATGCCATGTAAGCACAAGTTTCATAGTGGGTGTATATTGCCATGGCTGGAGCTTCATAGTTCCTGTCCAGTTTGCAGGCATCAGTTGCCTGTTGACGAGTCCAAGCTTGATTCTGAGAGATCTAGAAATACCTTTGATCAGAGGGACAGTGAAAGCACTAACAGTGAAAGTAATATTAGTTATGGAATTAATGTTGAAGAGGGAGATGGGGAAGGAAGAAGTGGAAATGGGAGAAGGTTTTCCTTTCCATGGCCTTTCAATAGCTTGTTTTCATCTTCATCTGGTTCTCAACCTGGTGGAAGCCATCCATCCTCAACAGCATCCTCCTCAAATGCACCAGGAGGTGCTTCTCAAACAGATGAGAATTGA
- the LOC133701673 gene encoding E3 ubiquitin-protein ligase SIRP1-like isoform X2 has protein sequence MAARYWCHMCSQMVNPIMGVEIKCPFCQNGFIEDMIDSTGDNQVPDSEFGSDHALSLWAPILLGMVGNSHRRRRLRRVEYEEDEDGNDDGEANHAGEPEFEREIESFMRRRRRSRRNSATILQLLQGIRAGILVSESENLEGDRDRDRVRDMNRERERVILINPFNQSIIVQGSYDSNNVQNQNQNAIGSFGDYVIGPGLDLLLQHLAENDPNRYGTPPAQKEAIEALPTVTVKEPLQCSVCLDDFEIGAEAMEMPCKHKFHSGCILPWLELHSSCPVCRHQLPVDESKLDSERSRNTFDQRDSESTNSESNISYGINVEEGDGEGRSGNGRRFSFPWPFNSLFSSSSGSQPGGSHPSSTASSSNAPGGASQTDEN, from the coding sequence ATGGCTGCACGCTACTGGTGCCATATGTGCTCTCAAATGGTAAATCCCATCATGGGAGTTGAGATCAAATGCCCTTTTTGCCAAAATGGTTTCATTGAAGATATGATTGATAGCACTGGGGATAATCAGGTCCCTGACTCTGAATTTGGATCTGATCATGCCCTCTCCCTTTGGGCCCCAATCTTGCTTGGCATGGTGGGAAATTCCCATCGCCGTAGAAGGCTTAGAAGGGTGGAGTATGAAGAAGATGAGGACGGCAATGATGATGGTGAAGCAAACCATGCAGGAGAACCAGAATTTGAGCGTGAAATAGAATCATtcatgaggaggaggaggaggagcagaAGAAACTCGGCTACAATATTGCAATTGCTTCAAGGAATTCGTGCTGGAATTTTGGTATCTGAATCCGAGAACTTGGAAGGAGATAGGGATAGGGATAGGGTTAGGGATATGAACAGGGAAAGAGAGCGTGTCATTTTGATCAATCCATTTAATCAAAGTATCATTGTTCAGGGTTCTTATGATTCAAACAATGTTCAAAACCAGAATCAAAATGCAATTGGGTCATTCGGTGATTATGTCATTGGACCTGGCTTGGATTTGTTATTGCAGCACTTGGCAGAGAATGATCCTAATAGATATGGAACTCCACCAGCTCAAAAGGAAGCCATTGAGGCATTGCCTACTGTAACTGTTAAGGAGCCTTTGCAGTGTTCGGTGTGCTTGGATGATTTTGAGATTGGTGCCGAGGCAATGGAAATGCCATGTAAGCACAAGTTTCATAGTGGGTGTATATTGCCATGGCTGGAGCTTCATAGTTCCTGTCCAGTTTGCAGGCATCAGTTGCCTGTTGACGAGTCCAAGCTTGATTCTGAGAGATCTAGAAATACCTTTGATCAGAGGGACAGTGAAAGCACTAACAGTGAAAGTAATATTAGTTATGGAATTAATGTTGAAGAGGGAGATGGGGAAGGAAGAAGTGGAAATGGGAGAAGGTTTTCCTTTCCATGGCCTTTCAATAGCTTGTTTTCATCTTCATCTGGTTCTCAACCTGGTGGAAGCCATCCATCCTCAACAGCATCCTCCTCAAATGCACCAGGAGGTGCTTCTCAAACAGATGAGAATTGA